The following proteins are encoded in a genomic region of Azotosporobacter soli:
- a CDS encoding LacI family DNA-binding transcriptional regulator produces the protein MEEERTKPVTIKDVAREAGVSIATVSRLLNGLDGVAPERAQRIRDAVEKLHYQPNSMARALKIRESRSIGLIIPDIENPFFPALVRGVEDAAQLHGYAVILCNTDGKPTREEEYMKFLYQKQVDGILFAGNLDFAENSHWLSTIQLPIVLLDRRIPGAPYSAVLSANEDGAYLAVQHLIAQGCRQIAVIGGRARSPVSNERLQGYRQALIDNKMEADEMLCKEGNFSFEGGYQAMESLLAGGKPFDGLFAANDMMAIGALQCLERHGRKVPEEIAVVGYDDIQMAAWYKPALTTMGQPVYEMGRLAVAKLVEEIGGKNVVRQEQILQPHLVVRQSSLRKGQER, from the coding sequence ATGGAAGAAGAACGTACGAAGCCGGTGACAATTAAAGACGTGGCCCGTGAAGCGGGCGTTTCGATCGCTACGGTATCGCGTTTGCTCAATGGCCTTGACGGCGTTGCGCCGGAACGGGCGCAGCGAATCCGCGACGCTGTGGAAAAATTACACTACCAACCGAATTCAATGGCGCGTGCGCTTAAAATACGCGAGTCACGCAGTATCGGCCTGATCATTCCCGATATTGAAAATCCGTTTTTCCCGGCCTTGGTGCGCGGCGTCGAAGACGCGGCGCAGTTGCACGGTTACGCGGTGATCCTCTGCAACACCGACGGCAAGCCAACGCGGGAAGAAGAATATATGAAGTTTCTTTATCAAAAACAGGTGGATGGTATTTTGTTTGCCGGCAATCTCGATTTTGCCGAAAACAGCCACTGGCTCTCGACGATTCAACTGCCGATCGTGCTGCTCGACCGTCGCATCCCCGGCGCGCCTTACAGTGCAGTACTCAGCGCAAATGAAGACGGCGCATATTTGGCGGTGCAGCATTTGATTGCACAAGGCTGTCGTCAAATTGCGGTCATCGGCGGCCGTGCGCGATCGCCGGTCAGCAACGAACGGTTGCAGGGTTATCGTCAGGCTTTGATCGATAACAAAATGGAAGCGGACGAAATGCTGTGCAAAGAAGGAAACTTTTCCTTCGAAGGCGGCTATCAGGCTATGGAATCGCTCTTAGCCGGCGGAAAGCCATTTGATGGTTTGTTTGCCGCCAATGATATGATGGCCATCGGCGCGCTGCAGTGTTTAGAGCGGCATGGCCGCAAAGTACCGGAAGAGATTGCGGTCGTCGGCTATGATGATATTCAGATGGCGGCCTGGTATAAACCCGCGCTTACGACGATGGGGCAGCCGGTCTATGAGATGGGACGACTGGCGGTCGCGAAGCTGGTCGAAGA
- a CDS encoding aldo/keto reductase yields the protein MRRLNETFRLANGVAIPKLGFGTWLIEKEKQCLSSISYALKNGYRHIDTANDYGNEKNVGKAIKQSAVKREDLFITTKLSGDIKDVRQAEAAFKKSLKDLQLDYIDLYLIHSPVPWDECDDPQANYDKENAALWQRMEGWYREGLIRAIGVSNFSCADLTNLLEHGTTVPHVNQICYYIGCPQSEVVRLCKANQIQVIGHSPFAHGDLLHNEDVLRMAQKYDKSASQLCIAFALQNDILPLPKSTHEAYIIANTDVDFIIDDADMQYLSQLTNTIPDSEADYL from the coding sequence ATGCGACGACTGAATGAAACGTTCCGCCTGGCAAATGGAGTTGCGATTCCCAAGCTCGGTTTCGGTACATGGCTGATCGAAAAAGAAAAACAATGTCTTTCCAGTATTTCGTATGCGCTGAAAAACGGTTATAGGCATATCGATACGGCAAACGACTACGGTAATGAAAAAAACGTCGGCAAAGCAATTAAGCAGTCTGCCGTTAAACGCGAAGACCTGTTCATCACGACAAAGCTGTCCGGCGACATTAAAGATGTGCGCCAAGCAGAGGCTGCTTTTAAAAAATCTTTGAAAGACCTGCAACTGGATTACATCGACCTTTATCTGATCCACTCTCCTGTGCCCTGGGATGAATGCGACGATCCGCAGGCAAACTACGATAAGGAAAACGCCGCCCTTTGGCAGAGGATGGAAGGCTGGTATCGCGAAGGTCTGATCCGCGCGATCGGCGTATCCAACTTCTCCTGTGCCGACCTTACAAACCTGCTCGAACATGGCACAACTGTCCCTCACGTCAATCAGATCTGTTATTACATCGGCTGTCCACAAAGCGAAGTGGTTCGCCTCTGCAAAGCAAATCAGATCCAAGTGATCGGCCATTCGCCTTTTGCGCACGGCGATCTTTTGCACAATGAAGATGTTCTGCGCATGGCGCAAAAATATGACAAGAGCGCATCACAGCTCTGCATCGCATTCGCATTGCAAAATGATATTCTGCCGCTGCCGAAGTCAACGCATGAAGCCTATATCATCGCGAATACAGACGTCGACTTTATCATAGATGACGCGGACATGCAGTATTTATCGCAGCTGACCAATACCATCCCGGATTCGGAAGCGGACTATCTGTAA
- a CDS encoding MBL fold metallo-hydrolase, translated as MAHHHYRNLDDVNVVLPPSAVLRWQKERFGKKRDHSYIMPQATEKEHEFLAANRAEPTLTWVGHTTFLLQLDGFNLLTDPVWAGRMGFHRRLAQPGLALEDLPPIDAILISHNHYDHLHLDTLRRLGRGIPIFVPAGLAAWLRAKGFSCVQELSWWETAVLGKLHLHFVPAQHWSRRLLWDTNHSHWGGWVLQSAAGPTVYYAGDSGYFRGFAEVGRRFSIDYFLAPTGAYEPSWFMQTQHASPEQAVQAYLDCGARFFLPMHHDAFPLGDETTLETLDRLKAAWQQRSLPPDALKLPLLGETLRLTW; from the coding sequence ATGGCCCATCATCATTACCGTAACCTGGACGACGTCAATGTGGTTCTGCCGCCTTCCGCCGTACTGCGCTGGCAGAAGGAACGTTTCGGCAAAAAACGTGATCATTCTTACATCATGCCGCAGGCGACGGAAAAAGAACATGAATTTCTTGCCGCGAACCGCGCAGAGCCGACGCTGACCTGGGTCGGACACACAACGTTTTTACTGCAACTGGACGGCTTCAATTTGCTCACCGATCCGGTCTGGGCCGGACGAATGGGCTTTCACCGCCGTCTGGCGCAACCCGGTTTGGCGCTGGAAGACTTGCCGCCGATCGACGCGATTTTGATTTCGCATAACCATTACGACCACCTTCATCTCGACACGCTGCGCCGTTTGGGACGCGGCATTCCGATTTTTGTCCCCGCGGGACTCGCCGCTTGGCTGCGCGCCAAAGGCTTCTCCTGCGTACAAGAACTTAGCTGGTGGGAAACAGCCGTGCTCGGCAAGTTGCATCTGCATTTCGTCCCGGCGCAGCATTGGTCGCGCCGCCTGCTTTGGGATACCAACCACAGTCATTGGGGCGGTTGGGTCTTACAGAGCGCCGCCGGGCCAACCGTCTATTATGCGGGAGACAGCGGCTATTTTCGCGGCTTTGCAGAAGTGGGCCGCCGTTTTTCAATAGACTATTTCCTTGCGCCGACCGGCGCGTATGAGCCAAGTTGGTTTATGCAGACGCAGCATGCCTCACCGGAGCAAGCCGTACAAGCATATCTCGACTGCGGCGCACGCTTCTTCCTGCCGATGCACCACGATGCCTTCCCGCTTGGCGATGAAACGACGCTCGAAACGCTCGACCGTCTGAAAGCAGCCTGGCAGCAACGCAGCTTGCCGCCGGATGCCCTAAAGCTTCCGCTGCTTGGCGAAACGCTGCGCCTGACTTGGTAA